Proteins encoded by one window of Sphingomonas ginkgonis:
- a CDS encoding MFS transporter — translation MADQQQRARGGWGMAKVVAASSTGTAFEWYDFFIFGSLAATISKVFFAGLDPTAGLIAALGLFAAGFAFRPFGAILFGAMGDRIGRKATFLITVTLMGAATFAIGLLPTYANAGIAAPVLLIFLRICQGTALGGEYGGAAIYVAEHAPDDRRGGTTGWIQSSAAFGLLAALIVIYVTRTSIGEEAFAAWGWRVPFLLSILLLGASLWLRSKLHESPLFTRLRDEGAIAKAPLTEAFARGENLKRVLLVFFAVMCAQGAVWYCTFFFMQVFLMKSLGVPEPTVNLIVLFMTLASIPLYVFFGWLSDRVGRKPVMVGGMALALLAYFPGFHGIADAVNPALSAAQRATPIVVATQPSTCSVQFDPVGTAQYKSACDVAKSLLGGSGLRYSSMTSGDGSTSIRVGTSLLAVPDGSNLDAKGLKALKTATGDQLKAMLKANGYPAAADPHAFDLSLLAFWLLVFTAAACAVYGPQAAALVEMFPTRIRYTALSLPYHVGTGWVGGFLPVTSFALVAITGNPFSGLWYAVVFTAISFVTSLLFLPETRGRPLDSI, via the coding sequence ATGGCGGATCAGCAGCAGCGCGCCCGCGGCGGGTGGGGAATGGCAAAGGTCGTCGCGGCCTCGTCGACCGGCACGGCGTTCGAGTGGTATGACTTCTTCATCTTCGGCAGTCTCGCCGCGACCATCTCCAAGGTCTTCTTCGCCGGGCTGGACCCGACCGCCGGACTGATCGCGGCGCTCGGCCTGTTCGCCGCCGGCTTCGCCTTCCGGCCGTTCGGCGCGATCCTGTTCGGCGCGATGGGCGACCGGATCGGGCGCAAGGCGACCTTCCTGATCACCGTGACCCTGATGGGCGCGGCGACCTTCGCGATCGGCCTGTTGCCGACCTATGCAAATGCGGGGATCGCCGCCCCAGTCCTGCTCATCTTCCTTCGCATCTGCCAGGGGACGGCGCTCGGCGGGGAATATGGCGGCGCTGCCATCTACGTCGCCGAACATGCGCCCGACGACCGCCGCGGGGGTACCACCGGCTGGATCCAGTCGAGCGCCGCCTTCGGACTGCTCGCCGCGCTGATCGTCATCTACGTCACCCGCACCAGCATCGGCGAAGAGGCGTTCGCCGCCTGGGGCTGGCGGGTGCCCTTCCTCCTCTCAATCCTGCTGCTCGGCGCCTCGCTGTGGCTCCGCTCCAAGCTCCACGAAAGCCCGCTGTTCACCAGGCTGCGCGACGAGGGCGCGATTGCCAAGGCCCCACTGACCGAGGCGTTCGCTCGCGGCGAGAACCTGAAGCGCGTGCTGCTCGTCTTCTTCGCCGTCATGTGCGCGCAGGGAGCGGTCTGGTACTGCACCTTCTTCTTCATGCAGGTGTTCCTGATGAAGTCGCTGGGCGTGCCCGAGCCGACGGTGAACCTCATCGTCCTGTTCATGACGCTCGCCAGCATCCCGCTCTACGTCTTCTTCGGCTGGCTGTCCGACCGGGTCGGGCGCAAGCCGGTGATGGTCGGCGGCATGGCGCTGGCACTGCTCGCCTATTTTCCCGGCTTCCACGGCATCGCCGACGCGGTGAACCCGGCGCTCAGCGCCGCCCAGCGCGCCACCCCGATCGTCGTCGCGACCCAGCCGTCGACCTGCTCCGTGCAGTTCGATCCGGTTGGCACCGCCCAGTACAAGAGCGCGTGCGACGTCGCTAAGAGCCTGCTCGGCGGCTCCGGGCTCCGCTATTCCAGCATGACCTCGGGGGACGGCTCGACCAGCATCCGCGTCGGCACCAGCCTGCTCGCCGTTCCCGACGGCAGCAATCTCGACGCCAAGGGCCTGAAGGCGCTCAAGACCGCCACCGGCGACCAATTGAAGGCAATGCTTAAGGCGAACGGCTACCCCGCCGCCGCGGACCCGCACGCATTCGACCTGTCGCTGCTCGCCTTCTGGCTGCTGGTCTTCACCGCCGCCGCCTGTGCCGTCTACGGGCCGCAGGCCGCCGCGCTGGTCGAAATGTTCCCGACCCGCATCCGCTACACCGCCCTGTCCCTGCCCTATCATGTCGGCACCGGCTGGGTCGGCGGCTTCTTGCCGGTCACCAGTTTCGCGCTGGTGGCGATCACCGGCAACCCGTTCAGCGGGCTGTGGTATGCGGTGGTCTTCACCGCAATCAGCTTCGTGACCTCGTTGCTGTTCCTGCCCGAGACCCGCGGGCGGCCGCTCGACTCGATCTAG
- a CDS encoding 2-dehydro-3-deoxy-6-phosphogalactonate aldolase → MSAPENLFRYLDQCPLVAIIRGVTPDEAVAVGEAIFAAGIRVIEVPLNSPDPLESIRRLADRLGDRALIGAGTVLDTDQVASVRAAGGRLVVSPNTDVDVIRATVAAGLASSPGYYTPSEAFAALKAGAHVLKLFPAEGATPAVVKAQRAVLPKDLRLLVVGGVKPDGMRPWLDAGATGFGLGSGVYAPGRTAADAGAAARAYVEGLAA, encoded by the coding sequence ATGAGCGCCCCCGAAAATCTTTTCCGCTACCTCGACCAATGCCCGCTGGTCGCGATCATCCGCGGCGTCACTCCGGACGAGGCGGTCGCGGTGGGAGAGGCGATCTTCGCCGCCGGCATCCGCGTGATTGAAGTGCCGCTCAACTCGCCCGACCCGCTGGAGAGCATTCGTCGGCTCGCCGACCGGCTCGGCGACCGGGCGCTGATCGGGGCCGGGACGGTGCTCGACACCGACCAGGTCGCGAGCGTGCGGGCAGCGGGTGGGCGGCTGGTCGTCTCCCCCAACACCGACGTCGATGTGATCCGAGCAACCGTCGCGGCCGGGCTCGCCTCCTCGCCGGGCTACTACACCCCGTCCGAGGCGTTCGCCGCGCTCAAGGCCGGGGCGCATGTGCTCAAGCTGTTCCCGGCGGAGGGCGCCACCCCCGCGGTCGTGAAGGCGCAGCGCGCGGTCCTGCCCAAGGACCTGCGGCTGCTCGTCGTCGGCGGAGTCAAGCCGGACGGGATGCGGCCGTGGCTCGATGCCGGCGCGACCGGGTTCGGGCTCGGCTCGGGCGTCTATGCGCCCGGGCGCACCGCGGCCGACGCCGGCGCGGCGGCGCGCGCCTATGTCGAGGGGCTCGCCGCCTAG
- a CDS encoding 2-dehydro-3-deoxygalactonokinase — protein MISLNSYIAVDWGTTNRRAYRIGPDGRNEAEFEDGKGILSLSDGGFAAAVGEIRERLGDLPLLMAGMIGSNRGWKEAPYVPCPAGLDEIAAALVWPEPDRSAIVPGASFVDDDRADVMRGEEVQLLGAVAAGLIGADALACHPGTHNKWVRLAGGRIAEFRTVMTGELFNLLKEKSILAELLHDKAEPDAAFRAGVRQGLKGEALTADLFSARARVLLGRLDRADASSWVSGLLIGGDVRTGTAGASGEVAVMGRPELTALYAAALDEAGFACREVDGEQAFLAGIAEIARRLS, from the coding sequence ATGATCTCGCTGAACAGCTACATCGCGGTCGACTGGGGAACGACCAATCGCCGCGCCTACCGGATTGGGCCGGACGGCCGGAACGAGGCGGAGTTCGAGGACGGCAAGGGCATCTTGTCGCTGTCGGACGGGGGCTTCGCCGCCGCGGTCGGCGAGATCCGCGAGCGGCTTGGCGATCTGCCCCTTCTGATGGCCGGCATGATCGGCTCGAACCGCGGCTGGAAGGAGGCGCCCTACGTACCATGCCCCGCGGGTCTGGACGAAATCGCCGCGGCGCTGGTCTGGCCCGAGCCCGACCGCTCGGCGATCGTGCCCGGCGCCAGCTTCGTCGATGACGATCGTGCCGACGTCATGCGCGGCGAGGAGGTGCAGCTGCTCGGCGCGGTGGCGGCCGGGCTGATTGGTGCCGATGCTCTCGCCTGCCATCCGGGAACGCACAATAAATGGGTGCGGCTGGCGGGCGGCCGGATCGCCGAGTTCCGCACGGTGATGACCGGCGAGCTGTTCAACCTCCTCAAGGAGAAGAGCATCCTGGCCGAGCTGCTGCACGACAAGGCCGAGCCCGACGCGGCGTTCCGCGCCGGGGTGCGCCAGGGACTGAAGGGCGAGGCGCTGACCGCCGACCTCTTCTCGGCGCGGGCGCGGGTGCTGCTCGGCCGGCTCGACCGCGCCGACGCGTCGAGCTGGGTCAGCGGCCTGCTGATCGGCGGAGACGTCCGCACCGGCACCGCGGGCGCATCAGGCGAGGTGGCGGTGATGGGCCGGCCCGAGCTCACCGCGCTCTACGCTGCCGCGTTGGACGAAGCCGGCTTCGCCTGCCGCGAGGTCGATGGCGAGCAGGCCTTTCTTGCCGGCATCGCTGAAATTGCACGGAGACTGTCATGA
- a CDS encoding family 1 glycosylhydrolase, which yields MFATGIENSIPTINNGKTRVDQMEASQHYRRWREDFDCIQEIGINFLRFGPPLHKTYLAPGRYDWEYSDLTFAELRRRDITPIVDLCHFGVPDWIGNFQNPDFPQLFATYAAAFAERFPWVQLYTPVNEMFICAVFSARYGWWNEQLRSDLGFVTALKHIVKANVLAMNEILKRRPDAIFIQSESSEYFHADSPSAIGPAELLNARRFLSLDLNYGRRVDSEMYEYLMDNGMTREEYHFFLGNRLKQHCILGNDYYRTNEHRVFADGHTTSSGEVFGYSEITRQYHNRYRLPIMHTETNLVEGPNGDEAVQWLWKEWANVLRLRNVGIPTVGFTWYSLTDQVDWDTALREQNGNVNPLGLFDLDRKIRNVGKAYKKLIQDWRDVLPASSVCLAVPIVPPSETHWPAARTQRLEASAANANPPAEMHNPETA from the coding sequence ATGTTCGCGACGGGGATCGAGAACAGCATCCCGACCATCAACAACGGCAAGACGCGCGTCGACCAGATGGAGGCGAGCCAGCACTACCGGCGCTGGCGCGAGGATTTCGACTGCATCCAGGAGATCGGGATCAACTTCCTCCGCTTCGGGCCGCCGCTGCACAAGACCTATCTCGCGCCCGGGCGCTACGACTGGGAGTATAGCGACCTCACCTTCGCCGAGCTGCGCCGCCGGGATATCACTCCGATCGTCGATCTCTGCCACTTCGGCGTTCCCGACTGGATCGGCAATTTCCAGAACCCGGATTTCCCGCAGCTCTTCGCCACCTACGCCGCTGCCTTCGCCGAGCGCTTCCCTTGGGTCCAGCTCTACACGCCGGTCAATGAAATGTTCATCTGCGCGGTCTTCTCCGCCCGCTACGGCTGGTGGAACGAGCAGCTCCGCTCCGACCTCGGCTTCGTCACTGCCTTGAAGCACATCGTCAAGGCGAACGTGCTGGCGATGAACGAGATCCTGAAGCGGCGCCCCGACGCCATCTTCATCCAGTCGGAAAGCTCGGAATATTTCCATGCGGATTCACCCAGCGCAATCGGCCCAGCCGAGCTCCTGAACGCGCGTCGCTTCCTCAGCCTCGACCTCAACTACGGGCGGCGCGTCGACAGCGAGATGTACGAATATCTCATGGACAATGGGATGACTCGCGAGGAGTACCACTTCTTCCTCGGCAACCGCCTCAAGCAACATTGCATCCTCGGCAACGACTATTACCGCACCAACGAGCACCGCGTCTTCGCCGACGGACACACCACGTCGAGCGGCGAGGTGTTCGGCTATTCCGAGATCACCCGCCAGTATCACAATCGCTACCGCCTCCCGATCATGCACACCGAGACCAACCTCGTCGAAGGCCCGAACGGCGACGAGGCGGTGCAATGGCTGTGGAAGGAATGGGCGAACGTGCTGCGCCTGCGCAACGTCGGCATCCCGACCGTCGGCTTCACCTGGTACAGCCTGACCGACCAGGTCGACTGGGACACCGCGCTCCGCGAGCAGAACGGCAACGTCAACCCGCTCGGTCTGTTCGATCTCGACCGCAAGATCCGCAACGTCGGCAAGGCCTACAAGAAGCTGATCCAGGACTGGCGCGACGTGCTGCCCGCCTCCTCGGTCTGCCTTGCCGTGCCGATCGTCCCGCCGTCGGAAACGCATTGGCCAGCCGCGCGCACCCAGCGCCTCGAGGCAAGCGCCGCCAACGCCAATCCGCCCGCCGAGATGCACAACCCCGAGACCGCCTGA
- the dgoD gene encoding galactonate dehydratase — protein MNPAPTTIGKIETFIVPPRWLFVRVEAADGAVGWGEASLEGHGEAVEGAFEAIRDRCLGEDPDRIEDHWQVCYRGGFYRGGAVLMSALSGLDQALWDLKGRRYGLPAWQMLGGKVRDRIRAYAWIGGDRPHEIADAAQGRRQQGFSAVKMNATAELDWIGTPRLFDAVIKRVEAAQAAGMDVGLDFHGRVHRPMAKQLAKVLEPLGLLFIEEPLLSENPEGLQQISELVSTPIALGERLYSRWDFKPFFEKGAVDIIQPDLSHAGGLSECRRIAAMAEAFDVAVAPHCPLGPLALGACLQLAATAPNVAIQEMSLGIHYNTDGHDLLTYCRDKSVLTPQDGFLPIPVGAGLGIEIDEELVRSFDKDRHRWRNPVWRLADGSFAEW, from the coding sequence ATGAACCCCGCACCCACGACGATCGGCAAGATCGAGACCTTCATCGTTCCGCCCCGCTGGCTGTTCGTCCGGGTCGAGGCGGCGGACGGCGCGGTGGGCTGGGGCGAGGCCAGCCTGGAAGGGCATGGCGAGGCGGTCGAGGGCGCGTTCGAGGCCATCCGCGACCGCTGCCTCGGCGAAGACCCGGACCGGATCGAGGACCATTGGCAGGTCTGCTACCGGGGCGGCTTCTATCGCGGCGGCGCGGTTCTCATGTCCGCCCTCTCCGGGCTCGACCAGGCGCTGTGGGACCTCAAGGGGCGCCGCTACGGCCTGCCCGCCTGGCAGATGCTCGGCGGCAAGGTGCGCGACCGGATCCGCGCCTATGCCTGGATCGGCGGCGACCGGCCGCACGAGATCGCCGACGCGGCGCAGGGCCGGCGTCAGCAGGGCTTCTCCGCGGTCAAGATGAACGCCACCGCCGAGCTCGACTGGATCGGCACCCCGCGCCTGTTCGACGCGGTGATCAAGCGGGTCGAGGCGGCGCAGGCCGCCGGCATGGACGTCGGGCTCGACTTCCATGGACGGGTCCATCGGCCGATGGCCAAGCAGCTCGCCAAGGTGCTCGAGCCGCTCGGTCTCCTGTTCATCGAGGAGCCGCTGCTGAGCGAGAACCCGGAAGGGCTGCAGCAGATCAGCGAACTCGTCTCGACCCCGATCGCGCTGGGCGAGCGGCTCTATTCGCGATGGGACTTCAAGCCCTTCTTCGAGAAGGGGGCGGTCGACATCATCCAGCCCGATCTCAGCCACGCGGGCGGACTCAGTGAATGCCGCCGGATCGCGGCGATGGCGGAAGCCTTCGATGTCGCGGTGGCGCCGCACTGTCCCCTGGGACCACTGGCGCTCGGCGCCTGCCTGCAGCTCGCGGCGACGGCGCCCAACGTCGCGATCCAGGAGATGAGCCTCGGCATCCACTACAATACCGACGGGCACGACCTGCTCACCTATTGCCGCGACAAGTCGGTGCTGACCCCGCAGGACGGGTTCCTGCCGATCCCCGTTGGCGCGGGCCTGGGGATCGAGATCGACGAGGAGCTTGTCCGCTCTTTCGACAAGGACCGGCACCGCTGGCGCAACCCCGTCTGGCGGCTCGCCGACGGGAGCTTCGCCGAATGGTAG
- a CDS encoding Gfo/Idh/MocA family protein, with amino-acid sequence MPIRIAIVGYGKIAVDQHVPAIQGNSEYQLVAAVSPRPPQVPPPVPVYESVGAMLQAMPGGVDAIAVCTPPSARHPIVAEALAAGLHVLIEKPPAATLGEVEDMVRRAHAANRTLYAAWHAQHNDGVDDARDRLAGKTVTRFRIEWFEDVRKWHPGQDWIFAPGGFGVFDPGINALSISTSILPMPLFIRQAKLLVPANRQQPIAVSLDFGDNLSADFDFRERPDEHWVIEVDTADGEQLRLSEGGTRLAVNGAEVKVSGIGEYPSIYQHFAKLVAANQVEVDVDPLRIVADAFMAGSHQTTDAFDF; translated from the coding sequence ATGCCCATCAGAATTGCCATTGTCGGTTATGGAAAGATTGCCGTGGATCAGCATGTTCCGGCAATACAGGGAAACTCCGAGTATCAGCTGGTCGCTGCGGTCTCGCCGCGCCCGCCGCAGGTGCCGCCTCCCGTTCCCGTCTACGAAAGCGTGGGCGCCATGCTCCAGGCGATGCCGGGAGGGGTCGACGCGATCGCCGTCTGCACGCCGCCGAGCGCGCGCCACCCGATCGTCGCCGAGGCGCTGGCAGCAGGGTTGCACGTCCTGATCGAGAAGCCGCCCGCGGCGACGCTCGGCGAGGTGGAGGACATGGTCCGCCGCGCGCATGCCGCTAACCGTACGCTCTATGCCGCCTGGCACGCGCAGCATAACGACGGGGTCGACGACGCCCGCGACCGGCTGGCGGGGAAGACCGTCACCCGCTTCCGGATCGAGTGGTTCGAGGATGTCCGTAAGTGGCACCCCGGGCAGGACTGGATCTTCGCGCCGGGCGGCTTCGGCGTGTTCGACCCCGGCATCAACGCGCTGTCCATCTCGACCAGCATTCTGCCCATGCCGCTGTTCATTCGTCAGGCGAAGCTGCTGGTGCCCGCCAACCGGCAGCAGCCGATCGCAGTCAGCCTCGACTTCGGCGACAATCTGAGCGCCGACTTCGACTTCCGCGAGCGGCCCGACGAACATTGGGTGATCGAGGTCGACACCGCCGACGGCGAACAGCTGCGGCTGAGCGAAGGCGGCACCCGGCTGGCGGTCAACGGCGCGGAGGTAAAGGTCAGCGGGATCGGCGAATATCCGTCGATCTACCAGCATTTCGCCAAGCTGGTCGCGGCGAACCAGGTCGAGGTCGACGTCGATCCGCTAAGGATCGTCGCCGACGCGTTCATGGCCGGGAGCCACCAGACCACCGACGCCTTCGACTTCTAG
- a CDS encoding glycoside hydrolase family 43 protein has protein sequence MTRFAVSAREDDGATLLRVALAGGGDRELRIEGPDAPHYEAFHERLAAAFGTRRPRQMETVRYAGVEPPWRPLITANLHPRILVGYGDPAVLRTDAGWLLVATSNDAPDAFPLLRSDDLDHWAPAGFVFPEGATPDWTSAGPRHGDFWAPEIARVGAEYWLCYTARDRDRLLAIGLARAPSPLGPWRDNGEPLIAGSMIDAHILVDEGQPWLFWKKDSNSLWPRPLAALLGDHPQLIDALFDDERDRRSAAFCAAVLPWANTRRPMERYFLMQPLIRAAIENWSKVRAVLAASGVAAPIVADMTTPVFAQRLREDGRALVGERHQVLSNDLDWEGHLIEGPFVWKQEGRYWLFYAGNDFTSPLYGIGVASAERLTGPYVKQPEPLLRSTETWLAPGHASVARGPTGKPQLFFHAYHPGSGGYNEFRALLTVGLDFTDGFIATKEA, from the coding sequence ATGACCCGCTTCGCGGTCTCCGCTCGCGAGGACGACGGCGCGACGCTGCTGCGCGTCGCGTTAGCCGGTGGCGGAGACCGCGAGCTGCGGATCGAGGGTCCCGACGCTCCGCACTACGAGGCTTTTCACGAGCGGCTGGCGGCGGCCTTCGGGACCCGGCGCCCGCGCCAGATGGAGACCGTCCGCTACGCCGGGGTGGAGCCGCCTTGGCGGCCGCTGATCACCGCCAACCTCCACCCGCGCATCCTCGTCGGATATGGCGACCCGGCGGTGCTCCGGACGGACGCGGGCTGGCTGCTTGTCGCGACGTCCAACGACGCGCCCGACGCCTTCCCGCTGCTCCGCTCCGACGACCTCGACCATTGGGCGCCGGCCGGCTTCGTCTTCCCGGAGGGCGCGACGCCGGACTGGACCAGCGCCGGGCCGCGGCACGGCGACTTCTGGGCGCCCGAGATCGCGCGCGTCGGCGCCGAATATTGGCTCTGCTACACGGCGCGTGACCGCGACCGGCTGCTGGCGATCGGGCTCGCCCGCGCGCCCTCTCCCCTCGGGCCGTGGCGCGACAATGGCGAGCCGCTGATCGCCGGCAGCATGATCGACGCCCACATTCTCGTCGACGAGGGCCAGCCCTGGCTGTTCTGGAAGAAGGACTCCAACAGCCTGTGGCCGCGCCCGCTCGCCGCGCTGCTGGGTGATCATCCGCAGCTGATCGACGCCTTGTTCGACGACGAGCGCGACCGCCGCTCGGCCGCCTTCTGCGCCGCGGTCCTGCCCTGGGCCAATACGCGGCGGCCGATGGAGCGCTACTTCCTCATGCAGCCGCTGATCCGCGCGGCGATCGAGAACTGGTCCAAGGTGCGCGCGGTGCTGGCGGCGAGCGGGGTCGCGGCGCCGATCGTCGCCGACATGACGACCCCGGTGTTCGCGCAGCGGCTGCGCGAGGACGGACGCGCGCTCGTCGGCGAGCGCCACCAGGTGCTGAGCAACGATCTCGACTGGGAAGGGCACCTGATCGAGGGCCCGTTCGTGTGGAAGCAGGAAGGGCGCTATTGGCTGTTCTACGCGGGCAACGACTTCACCAGCCCGCTCTACGGCATCGGCGTCGCCTCGGCGGAGCGGCTGACCGGTCCCTATGTCAAGCAGCCGGAGCCGCTGCTCCGCTCGACCGAGACGTGGCTCGCGCCCGGCCATGCCTCGGTCGCACGCGGCCCGACGGGCAAGCCGCAGCTCTTCTTCCACGCCTATCACCCGGGCAGCGGCGGCTATAACGAGTTTCGCGCGCTGTTGACGGTCGGCCTCGATTTCACCGACGGATTTATCGCAACGAAAGAGGCCTGA
- a CDS encoding ammonium transporter — MTTLTKAAAFIGLAAWGAPLLAQAAPAAAPALIQAPDATQMAGMVNKADTVWMLVSSALVLLMSVPALALFYGGLVRAKNMLSVLMQVLMIVSVASLVWCSWGYSLAFTGGATPFVGGLSKAFLMGVSASTYAATFSNNVYIPEYAYVIFQMTFACITPALIVGAFAERVKFTPLMIFVVLWLTIVYFPLAHMVWYFAGPDFLPANTTDAGYLYQMGALDFAGGTVVHINAGIAGLVGCLMIGKRVGFGKEATPPHSLVMTMIGASLLWVGWFGFNAGSNLEANGVAGVAFINTFVATAAAAVSWAICDQLVHKKPSMLGAASGAVAGLVAITPASGFAAPMTSILLGFIVSPICFFFVSTVKNRLKYDDTLDVFGVHCIGGIVGAIATGIVADPRLGGQGWFDYTKFPAVPGTYDMAGQVLTQVKAVVVTLLWSGIGSAILYFAIDKTIGLRPSTDAEREGLDINEHGERAYNM, encoded by the coding sequence ATGACAACTTTGACGAAGGCGGCGGCGTTTATCGGGCTCGCCGCCTGGGGCGCGCCGCTGCTGGCGCAGGCCGCGCCCGCCGCCGCGCCGGCGCTGATTCAGGCGCCCGACGCCACGCAGATGGCCGGGATGGTCAACAAGGCGGACACGGTGTGGATGCTGGTGTCGTCCGCGCTGGTGCTGCTGATGAGCGTCCCGGCGCTCGCACTGTTCTATGGTGGGCTGGTGCGCGCCAAGAACATGCTGAGCGTGCTGATGCAGGTGCTGATGATCGTCTCGGTCGCCTCGCTGGTGTGGTGCAGCTGGGGCTACTCGCTGGCCTTCACCGGCGGCGCGACGCCATTCGTCGGCGGGCTCAGCAAGGCGTTCCTCATGGGGGTCAGCGCATCGACCTACGCGGCGACCTTCTCCAACAACGTCTACATTCCCGAATATGCCTACGTCATCTTTCAGATGACCTTCGCCTGCATCACCCCGGCGCTGATTGTGGGAGCGTTCGCGGAACGGGTGAAGTTCACTCCGCTGATGATCTTCGTCGTGCTATGGCTGACGATCGTCTACTTCCCGCTCGCGCACATGGTCTGGTATTTCGCCGGACCGGACTTCCTTCCCGCCAACACCACCGACGCCGGCTATCTATACCAGATGGGCGCGCTCGATTTCGCGGGCGGCACGGTGGTCCACATCAATGCCGGGATCGCGGGGCTGGTCGGCTGCCTGATGATCGGCAAGCGGGTCGGGTTCGGCAAGGAAGCAACCCCGCCGCACTCGCTGGTCATGACCATGATCGGCGCCTCGCTGCTGTGGGTCGGCTGGTTCGGCTTCAACGCCGGCTCCAATCTCGAGGCCAACGGCGTCGCCGGCGTCGCCTTCATCAACACCTTCGTCGCGACGGCGGCGGCGGCGGTCAGCTGGGCGATCTGCGATCAGCTGGTGCACAAGAAGCCGTCGATGCTCGGTGCCGCCTCCGGCGCGGTGGCCGGACTCGTCGCGATCACCCCCGCCTCGGGGTTTGCCGCGCCAATGACGTCGATCCTGCTCGGCTTCATCGTCTCGCCGATCTGCTTCTTCTTCGTCTCCACGGTGAAGAACCGGCTGAAGTACGACGACACGCTCGACGTATTCGGGGTGCACTGCATCGGCGGGATCGTCGGGGCGATCGCCACCGGCATCGTTGCCGACCCGCGGCTCGGCGGGCAGGGCTGGTTCGACTATACGAAGTTCCCCGCGGTGCCGGGGACCTACGACATGGCCGGCCAGGTCTTGACCCAGGTCAAGGCGGTGGTGGTCACCTTGCTCTGGTCAGGGATCGGATCGGCGATCCTCTACTTCGCGATCGACAAGACCATCGGCCTGCGTCCGAGCACGGATGCGGAACGCGAGGGGCTCGATATCAACGAGCATGGCGAGCGCGCCTACAACATGTGA
- a CDS encoding P-II family nitrogen regulator codes for MKLVIAIIKPFKLDEVREALASVGVEGLTVSEVRGYGRQKGQPEIYRGAEYQTSLVPKIKLEIAIEDPMVGRVVETIEQSARTGSIGDGKVFVVDLESAVRIRTGERDQDAL; via the coding sequence ATGAAGCTGGTGATCGCCATCATCAAGCCGTTCAAGCTCGACGAGGTCCGGGAGGCGCTTGCGAGCGTCGGCGTCGAAGGACTGACCGTGTCCGAGGTCCGCGGATACGGGCGGCAGAAGGGCCAACCCGAAATCTACCGCGGGGCCGAATATCAGACGAGCCTCGTCCCCAAGATCAAGCTGGAGATCGCGATCGAGGATCCGATGGTCGGCCGGGTCGTGGAGACGATCGAGCAGTCGGCGCGCACCGGGTCGATCGGTGACGGCAAGGTCTTCGTGGTCGATCTGGAATCGGCGGTGCGGATCCGCACCGGCGAGCGGGATCAGGATGCGCTCTAG
- a CDS encoding TorF family putative porin: protein MRLFLGVPALLLVMSSAPAEAADLGGGFAVSGGAAIVTDYRFRGISQTNRRFAIQGTGTLSHSSGFYATFWGSSIDDYIANGGDAELDLIAGYKHTTKGGTTFDGGVLYYYYPGSGGANTDFVEPYVSVAQAFGPVTAKVTANYAPKQHGIAAAHARDDNLYLAGDLSYAVPKTSLSLTGHLGHSWGPSYLTAPYRHYTDWNVGAAYALKNLTFGLSYVDTDKHFESPSGRSIGGAGVVGSVGVSF from the coding sequence ATGCGATTGTTCTTGGGAGTGCCCGCGCTGCTGCTGGTGATGAGCAGCGCGCCGGCTGAAGCCGCCGATCTCGGCGGCGGGTTCGCAGTCAGCGGCGGCGCCGCGATCGTCACCGATTACCGCTTTCGCGGGATCAGCCAGACCAACCGCCGCTTCGCGATCCAGGGCACGGGCACGCTGAGCCATTCGAGCGGGTTCTACGCCACCTTCTGGGGCAGCTCGATCGACGACTATATCGCCAACGGGGGCGACGCCGAACTCGACCTCATTGCCGGGTACAAGCACACGACCAAGGGCGGGACCACGTTCGACGGCGGCGTGCTCTATTATTATTACCCGGGTTCGGGCGGGGCCAACACAGACTTCGTCGAACCCTATGTCTCGGTCGCGCAGGCGTTCGGGCCGGTCACTGCCAAGGTCACTGCCAACTATGCGCCCAAGCAGCACGGGATCGCCGCGGCCCATGCGCGGGACGACAACCTCTATCTCGCGGGCGACCTCAGCTACGCGGTTCCCAAGACCTCGCTCAGCCTGACCGGCCATCTCGGTCACAGCTGGGGACCGAGCTACCTGACGGCGCCGTACCGGCACTACACCGACTGGAACGTCGGCGCGGCCTACGCCCTCAAGAACCTGACCTTCGGCCTGTCGTACGTCGACACCGACAAGCATTTCGAGAGCCCGTCGGGCCGCAGCATCGGCGGCGCCGGCGTGGTCGGCTCGGTCGGGGTGAGCTTCTAG